Genomic DNA from Candidatus Bathyarchaeia archaeon:
CATCTCATCGGACGTTGCCCCCCTTAATGGGCTGGTCGAATCCCTGCTCAAGGTGGGCGGCATAGTGGCCATGAAGGATCCCACGAGGGGAGGGCTATCGAATGCGCTGAACGAATGGGCCCAGAAATCAAATGTAGGCATCTTGATCCATGAGGACAGGATCCCGATCAGGGGGGAGGTCAGGGCGGCATGCGAAATGCTTGGCATAGATCCCTTGGACGTCGGGAACGAGGGCAAATTGGTGATAGGGGTCGTTGCGGAAAAGGCCGAGGAGGTATTGGAGGAGCTCCGCCGCCACGAGCTCGGCAGGGACGCCGAGATAATCGGATATGCGACCAAACGATATGAGGGGGTGGTCATGAGGACCCAAGTGGGCGGATTAAGGGTCCTCCCGCCCCCAATCGGGGACCCGATCCCGAGGATATGCTGAACCGATCTAGGGCTAGGCCCATTCGATCCGGCTCATTCGATGATCTTCCTGAAGCTGATGGAGGCAGCTGTGAACATTAGGGCATCGAAGAGGGCTATCGCCGCGAGATCGATCGCCAAGTTGGACAGATCCCCGCTTATGAGGAGTCCCCTCACGGCATCGACGACGTAGCTCATGGGGTTGATCAGCGCGAAATATTGCAGGGGCTGGGGCATCATCTTAACGGGATAGAGCGCGTTGCTCGCGAAGAAGAGGGGGAATATTATGGCTTGACCCATGCCCATGACCCTCTCCCTGGTCTTCATGAGGGATGCCACCAAGATCGAGGTGGCTGAGAAGCCCCCGGAGGCTAGGAATATTATCAGGAAGGCGAAGATGAAATGGACAGGGTTCGGGAGGAATTTCACCCCCATGAGCAACGCCAGCGGTATTATGACGAAGGTTTGGAATATGGCCCTGATGCCCGATGCCATGGATCTGCCGATCACCGTGGCATACCTAGAGGCAGGGGCCACGAGGAGCTTCTTCAGTATCCCAGATTCCCTTTCCCAAACTATCGTTAAGCCGAAGAAGACCGAAACGAACGTGGTGGATTGTATCAATACCCCTGGGGCTATGTAATCCGTATACGGTATCCCGCCCGTCGGTATCGCCCTTACGGTGCTCATTACGGGTCCATAGACCATCAGCCAGAGGATCGGCTGGATGGCCCTCATGTACAATTCGGCCCTATCGTGCTTAAGCCTCCTGAGCTCGAGTTTGAGCATAGCGGATATCATCCTCAAGGAATCCATCATGCCCATCACCCTCTCCTTATCATACGCCTCATTTGCCTAACCTCGCCGATCCTCCCCATCGATTCAAGCCTGATCCCGGCGTACTTCAGGAAGACGTCATCCAACGTGGGCTTGCTCATGGAAATCTTCTTGACCGGTACCCCATTTCCCCTCAGGACCTCCATTATGGGCGGTAGCGCGGTTTCCGCATCCTCGACGATCACGCTTAGCTCCGATCCGTTGGCGATGACATAGCCGACCGGCTCCAGTTCCCTAATCCTATCTAGAACTTTCTCCTCAACGAAATCTTCTCCAAGGCCCAACAGGATTACCTCCCTCCCAACCGATCGCTTGAGTTCATCGCTCGATCCCAATGTCACTATCCTCCCTGCGTTTATTATCGCCATCTCATCGGAGTAGAGATCAGCCTCGTCCATGTAGTGCGTATTGAAGAATATTGTCGTGCCGCATTCCCTCCTGAAGGAGGAGAGCCTCTCCCAAACGAGCTTTCTGGCGGATGGGTCCAAGCCGATCGTCGGCTCATCCAAGAACATTATCTTAGGCCTGATCAACATCGCGCAAGCGATCTCGAGCCTCCTGATCATCCCGCCCGAATAGGTATTAACGAGGTTGTGGGCGACATCGCCCAAGCCCATGTATTCCAGCGAATCCCATATGATCCCTTCCCTTTCGCTCGGTGCCACGCCGTATATCTCGGCATATGTGAGGAGGTTCTCATACCCGCTTATGTCGGTCCAAACGCTTATCTCTTGGGGCACGTAGCCGATGAGCCTCCTCACTTTGGCGCCCTCGCGGACCACATCCAGCCCGAAGACGCGAGCCTCTCCCGATGTTGGCCTGAGCTGGGTCGTTAATATCCTCATGAGGGTCGTCTTCCCGGCGCCGTTCGGGCCCAATAGGGCGAATATCTTCTCCGCCCCGATCTCCAATTCGACCCCATCCAATGCCCTAAGTCCGCCCTCGTAGACCTTAACAAGCCCTCTGGCCTCCACCGCCGCTTCATTTGATCCGCCCATCGGTTGGCATCGCCATAATGGTCCCCTTCGGGGCCGCCATTATGCTTTTTGAGGGTCCCCGGCCCGCGCTCCGGGCCCATATCTATAGCTTATGAAGCAAGCCCCCTCTATCGAAACCATGCAGGGACCGCGGGGATGCGCCGGATTACAAGCCGTCCCGAATAGGGGACAATCCTCGGGCTCGGCGACCCCTCGGAGGACCTCGCCGCATCTACAATTGGGATCCTCCGATATCTCCAATGCCACGATATCCGATAGCTCATCTTCGTAAACCTTCCTCGCGTCATAGGCCTCGAACTTCTCCCTCAATGCCATTCCAGATTTTGGCACCAAGGGGAAGCCGCGCCAAGGGACGTCGATGGGCTCGAAGACCTGATCTATGGCCTCCAAGGCCTTTTGGTTCCCCTCATATCTAACGGCCCTTGTATACTCGTTCTCGACCTCCGCTCTGCCATCCCTTATCTGCTTGGCGAGCATGTAGATCGCGGCAAGCACGTCCAATGGCTCAAACCCGGCGATGACTTGGGGGATCCCATATTTTGAGGAGATGAACTCATAGGGCTTGACCCCTATTATAGTGCTCACATGACCCGGCTGGATGAAGCCCTGTATCCTGACCTCGCCCATCCCCAATATGGCATCGAGCACCGGGGGTATGTAGCGGTGGCAACATAATATCGAGAAGCCCTCCGGCGGATCGGAGAGCAAGAGAGAAGCGGTGCCCGGAGCCGTCGTTTCGAACCCGATCGCAAGGAAGACGACCTCCCTCCCCAACCTCCTAGCGATCTCGGCCGCATCCCTTATGCTGTATACGACCCTTATATCCCCGCCCTCCGCCCGCCGATCGAGTAGCGAGCCCCTCGGCCCTCTGACTCTCGCGGCGTCCCCGAAGGTCGCTATGATCTTCCCCCTCTCCATCAAAAGCCCCGCCTCCTCGTATTCCCTCTGGGTCGTAACGCAA
This window encodes:
- a CDS encoding ABC transporter permease, yielding MMDSLRMISAMLKLELRRLKHDRAELYMRAIQPILWLMVYGPVMSTVRAIPTGGIPYTDYIAPGVLIQSTTFVSVFFGLTIVWERESGILKKLLVAPASRYATVIGRSMASGIRAIFQTFVIIPLALLMGVKFLPNPVHFIFAFLIIFLASGGFSATSILVASLMKTRERVMGMGQAIIFPLFFASNALYPVKMMPQPLQYFALINPMSYVVDAVRGLLISGDLSNLAIDLAAIALFDALMFTAASISFRKIIE
- a CDS encoding ATP-binding cassette domain-containing protein codes for the protein MGGSNEAAVEARGLVKVYEGGLRALDGVELEIGAEKIFALLGPNGAGKTTLMRILTTQLRPTSGEARVFGLDVVREGAKVRRLIGYVPQEISVWTDISGYENLLTYAEIYGVAPSEREGIIWDSLEYMGLGDVAHNLVNTYSGGMIRRLEIACAMLIRPKIMFLDEPTIGLDPSARKLVWERLSSFRRECGTTIFFNTHYMDEADLYSDEMAIINAGRIVTLGSSDELKRSVGREVILLGLGEDFVEEKVLDRIRELEPVGYVIANGSELSVIVEDAETALPPIMEVLRGNGVPVKKISMSKPTLDDVFLKYAGIRLESMGRIGEVRQMRRMIRRG
- the hypD gene encoding hydrogenase formation protein HypD → MSAGAQPQLRFRDRGLAEKILEGIKGLGVKATIMHVCGTHQDTIMRFGLDPLLRGCGIRVVSGPGCPVCVTTQREYEEAGLLMERGKIIATFGDAARVRGPRGSLLDRRAEGGDIRVVYSIRDAAEIARRLGREVVFLAIGFETTAPGTASLLLSDPPEGFSILCCHRYIPPVLDAILGMGEVRIQGFIQPGHVSTIIGVKPYEFISSKYGIPQVIAGFEPLDVLAAIYMLAKQIRDGRAEVENEYTRAVRYEGNQKALEAIDQVFEPIDVPWRGFPLVPKSGMALREKFEAYDARKVYEDELSDIVALEISEDPNCRCGEVLRGVAEPEDCPLFGTACNPAHPRGPCMVSIEGACFISYRYGPGARAGDPQKA